A genome region from Erigeron canadensis isolate Cc75 chromosome 3, C_canadensis_v1, whole genome shotgun sequence includes the following:
- the LOC122594270 gene encoding NEP1-interacting protein-like 1, with product MAGIEFRAVLIRVFMALFSCTFAFGGAVVGIITGAMKGQTTETGLVRGAAVGAVTGALTALQLVDMMANGEPFSKAALIESLLSGKVFTEWVSPAVLKAYQWQTGATEISFTDIFDVEVNGSRGLSEDAINELPKRVFKKPSKTNLTDDECNETNCAICLQDFENNEEGRELPSCRHVFHLKCIDEWLVRQGSCPICRREV from the exons GGCTGGTATCGAATTCAGGGCTGTTCTTATTAGAGTCTTCATGGCTTTGTTTAGTTGCACCTTTGCTTTCG GTGGGGCGGTAGTTGGGATAATCACCGGTGCAATGAAAGGACAAACAACGGAAACCGGTTTGGTTCGTGGAGCCGCTGTGGGTGCAGTCACTGGTGCACTCACAGCTTTGCAACTTGTCGATATGATGGCTAATGGCGAACCattttcaaag GCAGCACTGATAGAGAGCCTTCTAAGTGGGAAAGTGTTCACTGAGTGGGTCAGTCCTGCTGTGCTTAAAGCTTATCAATGGCAG ACTGGTGCTACGGAAATAAGTTTTACAGACATATTTGACGTAGAGGTCAATGGGTCAAGAGGACTATCCGAAGACGCTATAAACGAGCTACCAAAACGTGTATTCAAGAAGCCATCTAAGACAAATCTAACAGATGACGAATGCAACGAGACAAACTGTGCGATTTGTTTGCAAGATTTCGAGAACAATGAAGAAGGAAGAGAGCTACCAAGTTGTAGACACGTATTtcacttaaaatgcatagacgAATGGCTTGTTAGGCAGGGTTCCTGCCCTATTTGTAGAAGGGAGGTTTAG
- the LOC122593142 gene encoding uncharacterized protein LOC122593142 isoform X1, whose protein sequence is MMSDEHLDIQHNNNNAVCTSSKLPLNKIENRNQNSTSCSSRVFSKFTVTPLKRFQLIDSDLDSDHPCVSDSDDNDKKCNRPVKRRQRNVDECVPTLAMDDFWKNEYFGPIKHESDAIEQTNQSNHAKRSSVNVDDSYLPAHRYYFHDDLRIQELVRSRLPNFSPLGNPLNRDLDQPGASNIDYRRQFSYGESTKQSATNTNDKQSSSGRKSSRKLKAEETSQGWVNPKLCVNKATTKRGAKRKGHAARQTPGRWLTGSDGKKVYVGRTGQELSGRVAYMRYKQESGGEFKKGRGNLLLRRRNE, encoded by the exons ATGATGTCAGATGAACATCTTGATATTcagcataataataataatgctgTCTGTACAAGTTCAAAGTTGccattaaataaaatagaaaatagaaaCCAAAATTCGACAAGCTGCAGTAGTCGGGTGTTTTCCAAGTTCACTGTCACTCCTCTTAAAAGGTTTCAGTTGATTGATTCTGACTTGGATTCTGATCATCCTTGTGTCAGTGACAGCGATGATAATGATAAGAAATGTAATCGGCCAGTGAAAAGAAGGCAGCGGAACGTAGATGAATGTGTCCCAACGCTTGCCATGGATGACTTTTGGAAAAATGAATATTTCGGACCCATAAAACATGAAAGTGATGCTATTGAACAAACTAATCAAAGCAACCATGCTAAAAGAAGTTCCGTAAATGTGGATGACTCTTATCTCCCTGCTCATCGTTATTATTTTCATGATGATTTAAGGATCCAAGAGCTTGTTCGAAGTCGCCTGCCTAATTTTTCCCCTTTGGGCAACCCATTAAACAGAGATCTTGACCAGCCCGGTGCATCAAATATCGATTATAG GAGACAGTTCAGCTATGGTGAAAGCACAAAACAGTCTGCTACAAATACTAACGACAAGCAAAGCTCAAGCGGCAGAAAATCTTCAAGGAAGTTAAAGGCTGAAGAGACGTCTCAAGGTTGGGTAAACCCGAAGCTTTGTGTTAATAAAGCCACAACAAAAAGAGGTGCAAAAAGAAAGGGTCATGCAGCCCGTCAAACTCCAGGCCGTTGGCTAACAGGATCGGATGGAAAGAAA GTTTATGTTGGTAGAACCGGTCAAGAGCTAAGCGGCCGAGTTGCATACATGCGATACAAACAG GAGAGTGGAGGAGAATTCAAAAAGGGTAGAGGAAATCTGCTACTAAGAAGAAGAAATGAATGA
- the LOC122590859 gene encoding uncharacterized protein LOC122590859 yields the protein MEFKEGDMVMLKVSAWKGIIRFDKRGKLSPRFIGPFKVLERVNQQAYKLDLPPELDGIHNTFHVCYLRKCLADEMSVIPLEDISIDPKKKMVDEPVAILGRKQKKLRRKQIDLVLVKWRHNKGESLTWEIEAVMRDRYPHLFVAE from the coding sequence ATGGAGTTTAAGGAGGGAGACATGGTTATGCTGAAAGTCTCAGCCTGGAAGGGTATTATTCGGTTTGATAAACGGGGTAAGTTGAGTCCTCGTTTTATTGGGCCATTTAAAGTCTTGGAGCGGGTGAATCAGCAAGCCTACAAGTTGGATCTTCCTCCTGAGTTAGATGgtattcataacacttttcatgtTTGTTACTTGAGAAAGTGTTTGGCAGACGAGATGAGTGTAATTCCTTTGGAAGATATTAGTATTGATCCAAAGAAGAAAATGGTGGATGAACCGGTTGCGATTCTCGGTCGAAAGCAGAAGAAGCTTCGTAGGAAGCAAATCGACCTAGTGTTGGTCAAATGGAGGCACAATAAAGGAGAAAGCTTGACATGGGAGATTGAAGCAGTGATGAGGGATCGTTACCCACATTTATTTGTTGCTGAGTAG
- the LOC122593142 gene encoding uncharacterized protein LOC122593142 isoform X2 — MDDFWKNEYFGPIKHESDAIEQTNQSNHAKRSSVNVDDSYLPAHRYYFHDDLRIQELVRSRLPNFSPLGNPLNRDLDQPGASNIDYRRQFSYGESTKQSATNTNDKQSSSGRKSSRKLKAEETSQGWVNPKLCVNKATTKRGAKRKGHAARQTPGRWLTGSDGKKVYVGRTGQELSGRVAYMRYKQESGGEFKKGRGNLLLRRRNE, encoded by the exons ATGGATGACTTTTGGAAAAATGAATATTTCGGACCCATAAAACATGAAAGTGATGCTATTGAACAAACTAATCAAAGCAACCATGCTAAAAGAAGTTCCGTAAATGTGGATGACTCTTATCTCCCTGCTCATCGTTATTATTTTCATGATGATTTAAGGATCCAAGAGCTTGTTCGAAGTCGCCTGCCTAATTTTTCCCCTTTGGGCAACCCATTAAACAGAGATCTTGACCAGCCCGGTGCATCAAATATCGATTATAG GAGACAGTTCAGCTATGGTGAAAGCACAAAACAGTCTGCTACAAATACTAACGACAAGCAAAGCTCAAGCGGCAGAAAATCTTCAAGGAAGTTAAAGGCTGAAGAGACGTCTCAAGGTTGGGTAAACCCGAAGCTTTGTGTTAATAAAGCCACAACAAAAAGAGGTGCAAAAAGAAAGGGTCATGCAGCCCGTCAAACTCCAGGCCGTTGGCTAACAGGATCGGATGGAAAGAAA GTTTATGTTGGTAGAACCGGTCAAGAGCTAAGCGGCCGAGTTGCATACATGCGATACAAACAG GAGAGTGGAGGAGAATTCAAAAAGGGTAGAGGAAATCTGCTACTAAGAAGAAGAAATGAATGA